A genomic segment from Mobula birostris isolate sMobBir1 chromosome 31, sMobBir1.hap1, whole genome shotgun sequence encodes:
- the LOC140190723 gene encoding coiled-coil domain-containing protein 63-like, whose protein sequence is MKDIVEDSIQAYDQRMEAETRINAVKEKSAKDLLLYNTEIKELMRIIDHESKLKEFMLIKFRQFSKEGRLFYPTVLNAECGNTILEHRLSYAVNAVSVSGSCSLVVRWSWCHKRAQSWRRETAQKALAELSRDGLYSLGNEFIAKEEKNYALFNFINEINIQLEHMQEKIQNIKDEILQIQSQRKQSEEEMHKVIKEIEHVLESTIEQTNKYEKIYTHRNKTLDQLKSSVESLAKKIHCDLMPIEQKLCGHEGILNFNALDYLGECS, encoded by the exons ATGAAAGATATTGTTGAGGATTCTATACAAGCTTACGACCAACG GATGGAGGCAGAGACGAGGATAAATGCTGTGAAAGAAAAAAGTGCTAAAGACCTCCTGCTGTACAACACGGAGATAAAGGAACTAATGCGTATTATTGATCACGAGTCAAAACTTAAGGAATTCATGCTGATTAAATTCCGACAATTTTCAAAAGAAGGTAGACTATTTTATC CTACAGTCCTGAATGCCGAATGTGGAAACACAATCCTGGAGCACAGGCTGAGTTATGCTGTCAACGCCGTGTCCGTGTCGGGGAGCTGCAGCTTGGTCGTGAGGTGGTCGTGGTGCCACAAGCGGGCGCAGTCGTGGAGGCGGGAAACTGCGCAGAAAGCGCTGgcggaactcagccg AGACGGACTTTACAGTTTGGGCAATGAGTTTATCGCCAAGGAAGAGAAAAATTATGCCCTGTTTAATTTTATAAATGAAATTAATATTCAATTGGAACACATGCAAGAgaagatccagaatattaag GATGAAATATTACAAATCCAAAGCCAGCGCAAGCAAAGCGAGGAAGAAATGCACAAGGTGATAAAGGAGATAGAG CACGTCCTTGAAAGTACAATTGAACAGACGAATAAGTATGAAAAGATATACACACACAGGAACAAAACCTTGGATCAACTGAAATCCAGCGTAGAATCCCTTGCCAAGAAAATACACTGTGACTTAATGCCTATCGAACAGAAACTGTGTGGTCACGAGGGCATCTTAAATTTCAATGCACTGGATTACTTAGGTGAGTGCTCCTGA